One part of the Streptomyces sp. NBC_01571 genome encodes these proteins:
- a CDS encoding IS3 family transposase has translation MVDDAFTGVEYELGVTAACRLTGRSRATHYRRLRPPSERKPRKPQVQPSSLTPEERAAVLELMNSGEYAELPPAQIWARELDAGRYHCSVSTMYRILREKGQSGDRRRQATHPAKTVPELVATGPSQVFTWDITKAAGPAKGVWYHAYVIIDIFSRYIVGHTVEAAESAVRAEELIRETIAGNGIVPETVHADRGTSMTSKKVSQLLIDLGVTRSHSRPKVSNDNPYSEAHFKTVKYMSDYPERFDSLAHAREWFDAFIAYYNHEHRHSGIGWHTPASVHFGTAEEVRDQRAVTLADAYARHPERFGRRPRPPRIPQQAWINDPAKRRDPAPQTS, from the coding sequence GTGGTCGACGACGCGTTCACCGGCGTCGAGTACGAGCTCGGTGTCACGGCGGCCTGCCGGCTGACCGGCCGTTCTCGGGCCACCCACTACCGCCGCCTGCGGCCCCCGTCCGAGCGAAAGCCCAGGAAACCGCAGGTCCAGCCCTCGTCCCTCACACCGGAGGAACGGGCGGCGGTCCTGGAGCTGATGAACTCGGGCGAGTACGCCGAGCTGCCGCCCGCGCAGATCTGGGCCCGCGAGCTGGATGCCGGGCGCTACCACTGTTCGGTCTCCACGATGTACCGGATCCTGCGCGAGAAGGGGCAGTCCGGCGACCGCCGCCGCCAGGCCACCCACCCGGCGAAGACGGTGCCCGAGCTGGTCGCCACCGGGCCCTCGCAGGTGTTCACCTGGGACATCACCAAGGCGGCCGGGCCCGCCAAGGGCGTCTGGTATCACGCCTACGTCATCATCGACATCTTCAGCCGCTACATCGTCGGCCATACCGTCGAGGCCGCCGAATCAGCGGTGCGGGCCGAGGAGTTGATCCGGGAGACCATCGCCGGCAACGGCATCGTGCCCGAGACCGTGCACGCCGACCGCGGCACGTCGATGACCTCCAAGAAGGTCTCTCAACTGCTGATCGACCTCGGGGTGACGAGGTCGCACTCAAGGCCGAAGGTCTCCAACGACAACCCCTACAGCGAGGCCCACTTCAAGACCGTGAAGTACATGTCCGACTACCCCGAGCGGTTCGATTCGCTGGCCCATGCCCGCGAGTGGTTCGATGCGTTCATCGCGTACTACAACCACGAACACCGACATTCGGGCATCGGCTGGCATACACCCGCCAGCGTGCACTTCGGCACCGCCGAGGAGGTCCGAGACCAGCGGGCCGTCACCCTCGCCGACGCATACGCCCGCCATCCCGAACGCTTCGGCAGACGCCCCCGACCACCACGGATACCCCAGCAGGCGTGGATCAACGACCCGGCCAAGCGCCGCGACCCCGCACCACAAACCTCATAG
- a CDS encoding SbcC/MukB-like Walker B domain-containing protein: protein MSRLSIPARWSDRWCLAGAGVENVGQFPREVLDCPSGRILVTGPNGTGKTTLLEKLCPHLLDPTTVQHLSSGKNRSTTLESLMRYGSSGRRRVGYVWLSFRPPQAGPDTGTGIVHYGLRLDYAQGTSPSVTRAGFRMPLVPGSDVDDLSTLSIEAFTQYVTGHGGTVFDSLDGYVADLADRVFGCAPARLQQIARRIKKVRNPGLLADLTPLQAEQELHEVLPRVSPEVLRVTRQALAAAEATRARYVRAGKTSALLQDLSSAWLYACARTVLSETEDALAHTAVLLQAEGEIKDANAHAEASGRTRTELAALVDQLDVAERETASRAQALERDAASSDVARAREKAEASEARHQQSEALLDAHCSAAGAAATRLEVAVDGVREVVESVAHACAEAGAPGVVASPVRMRRVEQAPVTIGTRSFGPLTEITAETDPSSVEESVAALADAERRLRQRGKNASVLMLAHEAVEELQQDGKEARVRADSVAGSADRAITRHRAAHDDALAKVAALSEAVQAWTVSAQSAVRIPLFDLAAIGAQARAWREDAEFTAAVHEAAALGKRVSAGAAGAISRGRQRGEHYRQLAAVTRKDAALAAEQARLWASGKLPSLPGPAWLETADESDCFALAVDWRPGALPAGPARNAAEAAMAGAGLLSAQLSPRGLRGGEGWQVEPRGPELPVEDSLASILTPVPGHRLSNVAEAVLKHIAYAPTADGNETGTRPELLIGADGTYRCGPLLARPPHAVHGAPVAQHIGSEARHAAALRRVAELRRESERLELRAARLSRTAARFADYAELLKQLADRFPNEQSRDAMQAETIRAECAVSEQEARNHACAEDRLAQEKEAQARKALMQWRQQAAGYGLPDSLPLVREECEASGRRADLFDRAAQQMRGASNLLDDVRDAAQHAADTHDQAQLTGRAALDSFGQLCDARAALEACRQRSGMDELTLVQEAVAARQAHTDVRERLRRVRKELEEAASETAAAGQAQKEAARRLQESRPRAEASVAAVRHCLTLDGLAEALSATGGDDAADHGGVASWLKELRARLLSVPQPPAGIEACGDALRLHLAAAPDEDWHLGHGLALERMPSHRLSLAGRRMSPHAAAGMAAERRAEAERAYSQADENALENFILGQIPAAVGTAWVDLQDWVGEINEQMKLAAASSGVGVQISLVLRKDLPPSLATIHHLTCEKGDAERTPEEQRRIGQELLAVMRLGETGADTTEPRSQADRLAEAIDIRNWIKVQYKITRSGTTKQETWGARGVTVSKGESRLIVLAPMLAALAAEYRDLPPHAARLCALDEVPGDVDDQGRDGIAAYLESLDLDLMSTSHNWDGSPGAWDGIDIFELEKAPNDTVIAFPVRAYSPLLQQATGHPATSPAGTS, encoded by the coding sequence ATGAGCCGGTTGAGTATCCCTGCCCGGTGGTCCGACCGGTGGTGTCTGGCCGGCGCGGGGGTGGAGAACGTCGGGCAGTTCCCCCGGGAGGTCCTCGACTGTCCCTCGGGCCGGATCCTGGTGACCGGTCCGAACGGCACGGGCAAGACCACCCTGCTGGAAAAACTGTGCCCTCACCTGCTGGACCCCACCACGGTGCAGCACCTCAGCTCGGGGAAGAACCGGAGCACCACGCTGGAGTCCCTGATGAGATACGGCAGTTCGGGACGGCGCCGGGTCGGCTATGTGTGGCTGAGTTTTCGCCCGCCCCAGGCAGGTCCGGATACCGGCACCGGCATCGTGCACTACGGCCTGCGTCTGGACTACGCGCAGGGCACCAGCCCGTCTGTGACGCGGGCTGGTTTCCGGATGCCCCTCGTACCGGGTTCGGACGTCGACGATCTGAGCACGCTCAGCATCGAGGCGTTCACGCAGTACGTCACCGGGCACGGCGGCACGGTCTTCGACAGCCTGGACGGCTACGTGGCCGATCTCGCCGACCGTGTCTTCGGCTGTGCTCCCGCCCGGCTCCAGCAGATCGCCCGGCGTATCAAGAAGGTGCGCAACCCTGGTCTGCTCGCCGACCTGACGCCGCTTCAGGCCGAGCAGGAACTGCACGAGGTCCTGCCGCGCGTCAGCCCCGAGGTCCTGCGTGTGACCCGGCAGGCGCTGGCCGCCGCCGAGGCCACCCGCGCACGGTACGTGCGGGCTGGGAAGACCTCTGCCCTCCTCCAAGACCTCTCTTCGGCCTGGCTGTACGCCTGCGCACGCACGGTACTGAGCGAGACGGAGGACGCCCTGGCCCACACAGCGGTCCTTCTGCAGGCCGAGGGTGAGATCAAGGACGCGAACGCGCACGCCGAGGCTTCGGGGCGCACGCGTACCGAACTGGCGGCGCTCGTCGACCAACTCGACGTGGCGGAGCGGGAGACGGCCTCGCGCGCACAGGCCCTGGAACGGGATGCGGCTTCCAGCGATGTGGCCCGTGCCCGCGAGAAGGCCGAGGCAAGCGAAGCGCGGCACCAGCAGAGCGAGGCATTGCTGGACGCTCACTGCTCGGCAGCGGGGGCAGCCGCCACCCGTCTGGAGGTGGCGGTGGACGGTGTGCGCGAGGTGGTGGAGAGCGTGGCGCACGCCTGCGCGGAAGCGGGCGCGCCCGGCGTGGTGGCCTCACCGGTCAGGATGCGGCGCGTCGAGCAGGCCCCGGTGACGATCGGTACGCGCAGCTTCGGTCCGCTCACCGAGATCACTGCCGAAACCGATCCGAGCTCGGTGGAGGAGTCGGTGGCGGCTCTCGCGGATGCGGAACGCCGCCTGCGCCAGCGGGGTAAGAACGCCTCGGTGCTCATGCTGGCTCACGAGGCCGTCGAGGAGTTGCAGCAGGACGGCAAGGAGGCACGCGTAAGAGCGGACTCCGTCGCCGGGAGCGCGGACCGGGCCATCACCCGGCACCGCGCAGCTCACGATGACGCACTCGCTAAGGTGGCCGCTCTGTCGGAGGCCGTGCAAGCCTGGACTGTTTCGGCACAGAGCGCGGTGCGCATTCCCCTCTTCGACTTGGCAGCCATCGGGGCCCAGGCCCGGGCATGGAGGGAGGACGCGGAGTTCACCGCCGCGGTGCATGAGGCTGCCGCCCTGGGCAAACGCGTGAGCGCCGGTGCAGCCGGCGCCATCTCTCGCGGGCGGCAGCGAGGCGAGCACTACCGGCAACTCGCCGCGGTCACCCGGAAGGACGCGGCTCTAGCCGCAGAGCAGGCCCGGCTGTGGGCCAGCGGGAAACTGCCGTCACTGCCCGGTCCGGCATGGCTTGAGACCGCAGACGAGAGCGACTGCTTCGCCCTCGCTGTCGACTGGCGCCCTGGTGCCCTCCCGGCCGGGCCGGCCCGGAACGCTGCGGAAGCCGCCATGGCTGGCGCGGGCCTGCTCTCCGCACAGCTGTCACCGCGAGGCCTCAGGGGCGGCGAAGGCTGGCAGGTCGAGCCGCGGGGACCAGAACTACCCGTGGAGGACAGTCTCGCCTCCATCCTGACGCCTGTCCCTGGCCACCGGCTGAGCAACGTCGCCGAGGCCGTTCTGAAGCACATCGCGTACGCACCGACCGCCGACGGGAACGAGACGGGCACTCGGCCGGAACTGCTCATCGGCGCCGACGGCACCTACCGCTGCGGGCCTCTTCTCGCCCGGCCGCCGCACGCAGTACACGGCGCACCAGTTGCCCAGCACATCGGAAGCGAAGCCCGGCACGCCGCAGCTCTGCGGCGTGTTGCAGAGCTGCGGCGCGAGAGCGAGCGTCTCGAACTGCGGGCAGCGCGCCTGTCGCGGACCGCGGCTCGTTTCGCCGACTACGCGGAGCTGCTGAAGCAGCTTGCCGACCGCTTCCCCAACGAGCAATCCCGCGACGCGATGCAGGCAGAGACCATCCGTGCCGAGTGCGCCGTGTCCGAGCAGGAAGCCCGAAACCACGCGTGCGCAGAGGACAGACTGGCCCAGGAGAAGGAAGCACAGGCCCGAAAGGCGCTGATGCAGTGGCGTCAGCAGGCCGCCGGCTACGGGCTGCCCGACAGCCTCCCTTTGGTGCGCGAAGAGTGCGAGGCGTCCGGCCGCCGCGCCGACCTCTTCGACCGGGCCGCGCAGCAGATGCGCGGCGCCAGCAACCTCCTCGACGACGTGCGGGACGCGGCGCAACACGCGGCTGACACACACGACCAAGCCCAGCTCACCGGACGCGCGGCCCTGGACAGCTTCGGACAACTCTGCGATGCACGCGCCGCGCTGGAGGCCTGCCGGCAGCGCAGCGGTATGGACGAACTCACGCTGGTTCAGGAGGCGGTGGCGGCCCGGCAGGCACACACGGATGTGAGGGAGCGACTGAGGAGGGTTCGCAAGGAACTGGAGGAGGCGGCCTCCGAAACAGCCGCGGCGGGCCAGGCGCAGAAGGAGGCCGCACGCCGTCTGCAGGAGAGCCGGCCCCGAGCGGAGGCGTCCGTTGCGGCAGTGCGCCATTGCCTGACACTCGACGGCCTTGCTGAAGCCCTCTCGGCTACGGGAGGGGACGACGCGGCGGACCACGGCGGTGTCGCGTCCTGGCTCAAGGAGCTGCGCGCCCGCCTGCTGTCCGTCCCGCAGCCGCCCGCGGGCATCGAGGCGTGCGGCGACGCTCTGCGCCTTCACCTGGCCGCCGCTCCGGACGAGGACTGGCACCTCGGACACGGGCTGGCCCTCGAGCGCATGCCGAGCCACCGGTTGTCCCTGGCTGGACGGCGCATGTCCCCGCACGCCGCCGCGGGGATGGCTGCAGAACGCCGGGCGGAAGCAGAACGGGCCTACAGCCAGGCCGACGAGAACGCCCTGGAGAACTTCATCCTCGGCCAGATCCCCGCGGCCGTCGGCACCGCCTGGGTCGACCTGCAGGACTGGGTCGGTGAAATTAACGAGCAGATGAAGCTGGCCGCAGCTTCCTCCGGAGTCGGCGTCCAGATCAGCCTTGTCCTGCGCAAGGACCTGCCGCCCTCCCTCGCCACCATCCACCACCTGACGTGCGAAAAGGGAGATGCCGAACGCACCCCGGAGGAACAACGCCGCATCGGGCAGGAACTCCTGGCGGTGATGCGACTTGGCGAGACCGGGGCGGACACAACCGAACCCCGCAGCCAGGCTGACCGGCTGGCCGAAGCCATCGACATCCGCAACTGGATCAAGGTCCAGTACAAGATCACCCGGAGCGGCACGACCAAGCAGGAAACGTGGGGCGCGCGCGGCGTGACCGTCTCCAAGGGCGAGAGCCGCCTGATCGTCCTCGCACCCATGCTCGCCGCACTGGCCGCCGAGTACCGCGACCTGCCCCCGCACGCGGCACGCCTGTGCGCTCTGGACGAAGTCCCCGGCGACGTCGACGACCAGGGCAGAGACGGCATCGCCGCCTACCTCGAAAGCCTCGACCTGGACCTGATGAGCACCAGCCACAACTGGGACGGCTCCCCAGGCGCCTGGGACGGCATCGACATCTTCGAACTTGAGAAAGCCCCGAACGACACCGTTATCGCCTTCCCCGTCCGCGCCTACAGTCCCCTGCTCCAGCAGGCTACCGGCCACCCCGCGACGTCCCCGGCCGGCACGTCATGA
- a CDS encoding DUF2398 family protein, with protein sequence MPGRPLVEDEQDAVAALVRRLRAQTWLVGGRDDELIEAVHRHAAAVRALLEAVGCALTVEPDLVRVHVPVEPVALMSGGDAPQGVWFWLTVAVLEGLHPKVPLGQLVGAVRAAAAEAEIPVTQSLPELRALVAGLRMLCERGVLSELEGRVDELMDGAQDPPVLLQIHHARLLHLLPRNVPVDDEGQWACDPGQDPQGWLNSLVRPDDEAVRVCGMLADRAVVHVCDLDDAERQWFSTALAREGSGVAQALGLHLEHRLEGAALVMPEEICDARGLGSFRFPHRQQGGCGTVRHATLLLIDYLTGEGERGGADAPGEGWYGAAASSVVRRLGELAVRHTRWRGEYRQRPEQLAGQIRTLLEEADLLRVATSYEDWWWLSPAAARWTVIAHDTQPANSLNSAVSGTETP encoded by the coding sequence ATGCCGGGCCGGCCGTTGGTCGAAGACGAGCAGGACGCTGTCGCAGCGCTGGTGCGACGGCTTCGGGCGCAGACCTGGCTGGTGGGTGGGCGCGACGACGAGCTCATCGAAGCGGTGCACCGACATGCCGCGGCGGTGCGGGCATTGCTGGAGGCAGTGGGCTGTGCGCTGACCGTCGAGCCCGACCTGGTGCGCGTGCACGTCCCCGTGGAACCCGTCGCGCTGATGTCCGGCGGCGATGCCCCGCAGGGAGTGTGGTTCTGGCTGACGGTCGCCGTGCTGGAAGGCCTGCATCCCAAAGTCCCACTGGGGCAACTGGTGGGCGCCGTGCGCGCGGCCGCGGCGGAGGCGGAGATCCCGGTGACGCAGTCGCTGCCCGAGTTGCGTGCGCTGGTGGCCGGTCTGCGCATGCTCTGTGAGCGCGGAGTGCTGAGCGAACTCGAGGGCCGCGTCGACGAGCTGATGGACGGCGCGCAGGATCCGCCTGTGCTGCTGCAGATCCACCATGCCCGTCTGCTGCACCTGTTGCCGCGCAACGTGCCGGTGGACGATGAGGGGCAGTGGGCCTGTGACCCTGGCCAGGATCCACAGGGTTGGCTGAATTCGCTGGTGCGTCCCGACGACGAGGCGGTTCGGGTGTGCGGCATGCTCGCCGACCGGGCCGTCGTTCACGTCTGCGACCTGGACGACGCGGAGCGGCAGTGGTTCAGCACCGCTCTGGCCCGCGAAGGGTCCGGGGTGGCGCAGGCGTTGGGACTGCATCTGGAGCACCGGCTGGAAGGCGCGGCGCTGGTGATGCCCGAGGAGATCTGCGATGCCCGGGGGCTGGGATCGTTCCGTTTCCCTCACCGCCAGCAGGGCGGCTGCGGCACCGTCCGGCACGCCACCCTGCTCCTCATCGACTATCTGACCGGTGAGGGCGAGCGGGGCGGGGCGGACGCACCGGGCGAGGGCTGGTACGGCGCCGCCGCTTCCTCGGTGGTGCGCCGCCTGGGTGAGCTGGCGGTACGGCACACGAGGTGGCGGGGAGAGTACCGGCAGCGACCCGAGCAACTGGCCGGTCAGATCCGGACGCTGCTCGAAGAGGCCGACCTGCTGCGTGTGGCCACGAGCTATGAGGACTGGTGGTGGCTGTCCCCCGCGGCGGCGCGCTGGACGGTCATCGCTCACGACACGCAGCCCGCTAACTCCCTGAACAGTGCCGTATCAGGAACGGAGACGCCATGA
- a CDS encoding DUF2399 domain-containing protein — MSPTASDRADCPAQLCHNGACRNADLATLLSPDVRWLWEQIALRADQRGDAAMDSRTITIIPPDASAQRAAVIGLLAPRPLAAGRTHRIDLQRFTQALRRRGPHLTPGAVAAHALGRPLADRVADKARLTARLTTLQHLRSRLARALPPAAPLRPEDTGWDILRRRGSLARLLQHPNPERLLTTAFAVLHQLPASARADRRLLAHAAAGNPHALDAGTELAALVLAEAAAARADAGASTSVREAWDRLGVDLDTFTGGLLTLGVHPTGWHIPPGQPNFLIPWVLHRAVWPAPRHSEDRWVFLTENPSVAAAALNGAPGTVRLLCTVGTPSRTELDAVARLAAAGWRIAVRADFDCAGLALVRAVLATVPQAVVWRMTADDYTASLHPAPFEPGVLDAHCLGETPWDPALAAAMRVSGRPAYEEALIEELLADLRRAYPPPVQRTAPMRPRGATGPR; from the coding sequence ATGAGCCCCACTGCCAGCGACCGGGCCGACTGCCCCGCGCAGCTCTGCCACAACGGGGCATGCCGGAATGCTGATCTGGCCACTCTGCTCTCCCCCGACGTGCGCTGGCTGTGGGAGCAGATCGCCCTGCGAGCCGACCAGCGCGGGGACGCGGCCATGGACAGCCGCACGATCACGATCATCCCGCCGGATGCCTCCGCCCAGCGCGCCGCCGTCATCGGCCTGCTGGCCCCGCGTCCGCTGGCCGCCGGCCGCACCCACCGCATCGACCTGCAACGCTTCACTCAGGCTCTGCGGCGCCGGGGACCGCACCTGACGCCAGGCGCGGTAGCCGCCCACGCGCTCGGCAGACCCCTGGCCGACCGCGTCGCCGACAAGGCCCGGCTCACCGCCCGCCTCACCACCCTGCAGCACCTGCGCAGCCGTCTGGCGCGCGCCCTGCCCCCCGCCGCGCCGTTGCGGCCGGAGGACACCGGCTGGGACATCCTGCGCCGCCGCGGCAGCCTCGCCCGCCTCCTGCAGCACCCAAACCCCGAACGGCTGTTGACAACCGCCTTCGCCGTCCTGCACCAGTTGCCCGCCTCGGCACGCGCGGACCGACGCCTCCTGGCGCACGCGGCCGCTGGCAACCCCCACGCCCTGGATGCCGGCACCGAACTGGCGGCGCTCGTCCTCGCCGAAGCCGCCGCGGCCCGAGCCGACGCCGGGGCCAGCACATCGGTCCGGGAGGCCTGGGACCGGCTCGGCGTCGACCTCGACACCTTCACCGGCGGACTGCTCACCCTGGGCGTCCATCCCACCGGCTGGCACATCCCCCCCGGTCAGCCCAACTTCCTCATCCCGTGGGTGCTGCACCGCGCCGTCTGGCCCGCCCCCCGGCACAGCGAAGACCGGTGGGTCTTCCTCACCGAGAACCCCTCGGTCGCCGCAGCGGCCCTGAACGGCGCCCCGGGCACCGTACGGCTGCTGTGCACGGTGGGGACGCCATCGCGTACGGAACTGGACGCCGTCGCACGCCTGGCGGCGGCGGGGTGGCGCATCGCCGTGCGGGCCGACTTCGACTGCGCGGGTCTCGCTCTCGTACGCGCTGTCCTCGCCACCGTTCCCCAAGCCGTGGTGTGGCGCATGACAGCCGACGACTACACCGCCAGCCTGCACCCAGCACCCTTCGAACCAGGCGTCCTGGACGCCCACTGTCTCGGCGAGACCCCGTGGGACCCCGCGCTCGCCGCCGCCATGCGCGTATCCGGCCGACCCGCCTACGAGGAGGCACTAATCGAGGAGCTACTTGCCGACCTTCGCCGCGCATATCCGCCCCCCGTACAACGGACAGCACCAATGCGCCCCCGTGGAGCAACTGGGCCACGTTGA